The DNA region TTATTTAGTTTTGATGCAATTTATGCAAAATATAGCGGATATTATGATCAGCATGTTTTCGGCAATGAAAATCAAATAATAACATATATGCAGGAAAATAATGGTTTATTTTCTTTTGCATCTACAGCTGCTATGGATATCCAGGGCCCTATATACTTGATTGATAAGCAATATTTAATAAATAAAAATATTTGGGAAGATAGCTTTGTCGGTAAAAGACTACTGTTTTCTATGAAGTATCAAAGTGGAAAAAGTGATTGGTTTGATTATGACGAGAATATAATTTTTGAAGTAGAAAGTCTAGAAAATTATGATGATTTACATTTAAGTATGAATACATTGTTTACAGCAGATCCATTTCTTAGAAGTGATGCAGTTTTATATTATAATGGTGATGAGAATCCAGCATCTCTTCTAAATAATATGTTTTTCTTTCAAGGCTCGCTAGATGATGCGCGAGAATATATTGAGCAGGTAATGATTCAACATGGTTTTCAGCCATGCTATCTAGTAAGTTCTTTTCAAGAGCAGTACTCATTAAGCAAGGCAAGATACATTAAGGAGGGGCTGCGTGACTTCATAGTAGGTTTACTATTACTGATAATCTATATTGACACTTCATTAACTTATTATAAGGCATATATGGAATCGAGAACAAAGAGCATTATGATAAAGTGGACCGAAGGCTTCTCTAGGTTTGAAATATTTGAATCAATATTCGCAAATAATCTACTTTTTCTCATTAGTGTTGTCATTGTTCTGGCCTTTATTTCTAGAACTGAGTTATTAATGCTTTCATATGTAGCTGTTTCGTTGTTTTTTGTTGAATTGTTTGTGTTGATGTTATTTATAATTAGATTAAGGTATAGCGATTTAAGGAGGTATTTATGAATATTAAATTTGTCAATGTATCAAAAAAATTCGATGATAAAATTATCTTGAATAATTTTTCTGATGAAGTAAAAAGTGGGGACTTTTGTTGTGTGTTTGGTGAATCAGGTAGTGGTAAAACTACTCTTCTAAATATGGTTGGGTTTCTCGAACCATATGAAGGCAAAATTCTCTATGATAACGATGAAGTTACTACTACGAAAGAAAAGCAGCGACTTTTATCTAGCTATATAGGATTTTTGTTTCAAGATTATGGTTTAGTGGAAAATGATACAGTGTACAACAACTTTTCTTTGATTAAAAATTTTAATAAAATTAAACACAAAGGTTTGGTGGAAGAGTGTTTGAAAAAAGTTGGCTTAGGGGGCTTTGTTAATAGAAAAGTGTATGCTCTTTCTGGAGGCGAGCAACAAAGGGTTGCAATCGCAAAACTATTATTTAAACAGCCTAAACTCATTTTGGCTGATGAACCTACTGCATCACTTGATTCTGAGAATAAAGCCCAAATCATCCAGTTACTATTAACACTTAATAATTCAGGGGCAACGGTATTATTAGTTACACACGACCAAGAGTTTAAAGAATATGCAAATCAAGTTATTGAGTTACTGCTATAAATTGATTTTTTAATTATTTATGAAAGGAGGTTAATCAATGAAAGCTAGAGTTAAGATGTTTTTAATTGTAGTGTGTTTCTTATTCTTGCCCGTTATATCAGCAAATGCAGAAATATTTGTAGACAGCTCGTCTTTTCACAGAATCTATTATTTAGACGGTGCGGCTGGACCTGGCATGTATACAACACTTTATTCCTTGAATTCAAGCGGAGACATTATTTACGCTCAGTTATTTGGATACAGAAACAATCAGTTTCTTTCTGAACGTCGTTATTCTGGAACGAGTAAGCCAAGAATTGCAGAAATTGTAGCATATTTTGATGGAGATTACCATTCTCATTCTCATGGAACACCGTAATTCGCCCATCACTATTTTCAAATAAACTTAACATAGCAGAATTCAATAACAGATTTTTAGGTAGTAAAAACTTGCTGTTGATCCAGCTTGGCGGTAGAAATCCTGAAAATTTGTCGGCGGTTACAGGTTCGTAAGGGGGGTAAGGCTGGCTGTCTTACCTCCCTTAAGCGTGCGACGGGCATTCGCGTGTAAACGGTAAACTAAAAGGGATGAATTGGGGGTGCAGACGAAAACCTGGACTTGTAAAAGTCAGGAGGTAGACCATGTATTCGTATGAAGACATCGTTGCGGCGGTTTTTTTGGAAGCATGGGGACGGTTCTTGCGCTCCCGTTTGCCCTAAATATAACTACCGCTCGTCTCTGGATTACCCCAAAGGCAATGTGGTGGGAGCAGGTTGGAATCCCATGACCGCCGTCACCTATCCAGGCGTGGGGCGCTATCATCCTACTATTATGATGTATAGCTATGACAGTGGCATCAACTTTAGGATTGAGAACAGCAGCATCGAAGCCGAGCTTTGTCGGCATATTTTTTTTAAAAGGCATGACCCAAAGGTGCTGGTTGATGGCAATGAGATGACTCAGGGCTCTGTCCAGGGTAGCATGACGATAAGCAACAGTGAATGTCAGGTGATGCCCCGGGCCAAGATTAGCCTGGTTGACAACATACTGACGGCCATATCTAATATATAAGGAATGAGCCATGGCTCATTCCTTATATATTTAAATATTAAAGAGGAAATTTTTCTGTATTGAAGAAAAAGAATATTGGTAGCTCTATTAGGTTTTATGATATGAGTTGGGTTTGCTAAATAAATTTCGGGAGTGGTCCTTTTTGCAGACAATTCTACCTCTGCGAGAGCAGGCAGCTATAACTAACCGCTGGCTGCAGCTTCGCTTAGAGACCCTGCTGCCAAACCTAATGGAACGGGAAGGAATCGATATGTGGGTGGTTATTGCCCGGGAAAATAACGAAGACCAACTGGCCCTTTCTTTGCTTCCTGCTCCCCTGCTTTCTGCCAGCCGTCGCACCATGCTGGTGTTTTTCCGTCAGGACGATACATTGGAACGATTAAACCTCAGCCCCAAAGGTTCGGCAATGGACCTGGTCTACGATTCGGTGCGTCAGGACAAGCAGAGCGACCAATGGCAGTTTTTGCGTGAGCTAGTGGCAGAGCGGAAACCCCGAACTGTAGCCGCCAACTTCTCTGAGACCTTCGCCGAGGCCGACGGCCTGACTAGTACTGACCATCGTCTTTTGCAAAAAGCCTTGGCAGGGCTGGACGTGGAACTGGTCAGCGGTGAAAGACTGGCAGTAGCCTGGTTGGAAACACGGACAACACCGGAGCTAGAAGCCTATACAGGGCTAAACCGCATTGCCCATGACATAATAGCTCAAGCCTTTTCCAGCAAAGTAATTCTACCCGGAGTTACCACTGCCGTTGATGTGGCGTGGTGGATGCGTCAGCGTATCCAAGATTTGGGCCTCAGGGCTTGGTTTCATCCCACCGTGAATATCCAGCGCCAGGGCGACAAAGCGGTGCCTGCAGAGGCAGTTATTCAGGGCGGAGACCTACTTCATTGTGATATGGGTCTGGTTTACCT from Bacillota bacterium includes:
- a CDS encoding ATP-binding cassette domain-containing protein, encoding MNIKFVNVSKKFDDKIILNNFSDEVKSGDFCCVFGESGSGKTTLLNMVGFLEPYEGKILYDNDEVTTTKEKQRLLSSYIGFLFQDYGLVENDTVYNNFSLIKNFNKIKHKGLVEECLKKVGLGGFVNRKVYALSGGEQQRVAIAKLLFKQPKLILADEPTASLDSENKAQIIQLLLTLNNSGATVLLVTHDQEFKEYANQVIELLL
- a CDS encoding aminopeptidase P family protein, with protein sequence MEREGIDMWVVIARENNEDQLALSLLPAPLLSASRRTMLVFFRQDDTLERLNLSPKGSAMDLVYDSVRQDKQSDQWQFLRELVAERKPRTVAANFSETFAEADGLTSTDHRLLQKALAGLDVELVSGERLAVAWLETRTTPELEAYTGLNRIAHDIIAQAFSSKVILPGVTTAVDVAWWMRQRIQDLGLRAWFHPTVNIQRQGDKAVPAEAVIQGGDLLHCDMGLVYLGLCTDTQQLAYVRRPGEESAPQDLERALAAGNLLQDITVAQFAIGKTGNQVLADALAQASTQGLKARVYTHPIGVHGHAAGPTIGLFDKQDFVAGSGDYPLYDNTCYALELNVITSVPTLDQDVMIPLEQTVAFTQGKVQFLGGRQTRLHLI